In one window of Pseudooceanicola aestuarii DNA:
- a CDS encoding M24 family metallopeptidase, whose translation MSRALTPNVLTPQDLEPNWQWEGRLPAWGPTQVDFERRIDHDRLRRYRLSRTHQALKASHAGSLLLFDVNNIRYVTATKIGEWERDKMCRFALLTGDDAPHVWDFGSAAVHHRKYSDWLIPDNCHAGVVGMRGTIPPSFGLMKKYARDIAGLIEDAGMKGMPVGVDYAETAMFEALKEAGLNVVDGQQIMLSAREIKNWDEIQLLTQAASMVDGVYHRIYEELKPGVRENEIVALSNKLLYEWGSDDVEAINAISGERCNPHPHNFTDRMFRPGDQAFFDILQSYQGYRTCYYRTFNIGKSTPPQVDAYVKAREWIDASIQAIRPGVTTDQVAKLWPKAEEFGFPDELSAFGLQFGHGLGLALHERPIISRAVSLENPMEIRTGMVFALETYCPATDGYSAARIEEEVVVTDTGCEVISLFPAEELPIANRY comes from the coding sequence ATGTCCCGCGCACTGACCCCGAATGTCCTGACCCCGCAGGATCTGGAACCGAATTGGCAATGGGAGGGGCGCTTGCCCGCCTGGGGGCCGACCCAGGTGGATTTCGAACGCCGCATCGACCACGACCGCCTGCGCCGCTATCGGCTGAGCCGGACCCATCAGGCGTTGAAGGCCAGCCATGCGGGATCGCTGCTGCTGTTCGATGTGAACAATATCCGCTACGTCACCGCGACCAAGATCGGCGAATGGGAACGGGACAAGATGTGCCGCTTTGCCCTGCTGACGGGGGATGACGCGCCGCATGTCTGGGATTTCGGGTCCGCCGCCGTGCATCATCGCAAATATTCCGACTGGCTGATCCCCGACAATTGCCATGCCGGTGTCGTGGGGATGCGCGGCACCATCCCGCCCAGTTTCGGCCTGATGAAGAAATACGCCCGCGACATTGCCGGTCTGATCGAGGACGCGGGCATGAAGGGGATGCCGGTCGGCGTGGATTACGCCGAAACCGCCATGTTCGAGGCGCTGAAAGAGGCCGGGCTGAACGTGGTGGACGGCCAGCAGATCATGCTGTCGGCGCGGGAGATCAAGAACTGGGACGAAATCCAGCTGCTGACCCAGGCCGCCAGCATGGTCGATGGCGTCTACCATCGCATCTATGAGGAGCTGAAACCCGGCGTGCGCGAGAACGAGATCGTCGCCCTGTCGAACAAGCTGCTTTATGAATGGGGGTCCGACGATGTGGAGGCGATCAACGCCATCTCGGGCGAACGGTGCAATCCCCATCCGCATAATTTCACCGACCGGATGTTCCGTCCGGGCGATCAGGCGTTTTTCGATATCCTGCAATCCTATCAAGGGTATCGCACCTGCTACTACCGCACGTTCAACATCGGGAAATCCACCCCCCCGCAGGTCGATGCCTATGTGAAGGCGCGCGAATGGATCGACGCCTCGATCCAGGCGATCCGGCCCGGCGTGACCACGGATCAGGTGGCAAAGCTGTGGCCCAAGGCCGAGGAATTCGGCTTCCCGGACGAGCTGTCGGCCTTTGGCCTGCAATTCGGTCACGGGCTGGGGCTGGCGCTGCACGAACGCCCGATCATCAGCCGCGCCGTATCGCTGGAAAACCCGATGGAGATCCGGACCGGCATGGTCTTCGCGCTGGAAACCTATTGCCCCGCCACCGACGGCTATTCCGCCGCCCGGATCGAAGAGGAAGTCGTGGTCACCGACACCGGCTGCGAGGTCATCAGCCTGTTCCCGGCGGAAGAATTGCCGATCGCCAACCGCTATTGA
- a CDS encoding SDR family NAD(P)-dependent oxidoreductase, producing MDPNRLQGKNILITGAARGMGAANAENFAAQGANVCLGDLDLDAAQALATQINAAGNGRAIAVRMDVTQRAGNAAAVAATVEAFGSINVGVFNAGLNKPRFFMDIDEDNWDMIMNVNTKAMWLGMQETARQMIAQGPMEDHPYKLINVGSIASRKPLVDVTVYCTSKYGCLALTHCGAIGLAEHKITVNGYAPGVVVTPLWEQLDKDLVDIGFKEREGQAYDDIVRDALQIKRVSYPDDIVGTASFLASDDSDYMTGQMIHIDGGWCIQ from the coding sequence ATGGACCCCAACCGCCTGCAAGGCAAGAACATCCTGATCACCGGTGCCGCGCGCGGCATGGGGGCCGCCAATGCCGAAAATTTTGCCGCCCAGGGCGCGAATGTCTGCCTGGGGGATCTGGACCTCGACGCGGCACAGGCGCTGGCCACGCAGATCAACGCCGCCGGAAACGGCCGCGCCATCGCCGTGCGCATGGACGTGACGCAACGCGCCGGCAACGCCGCCGCCGTCGCCGCCACGGTGGAGGCCTTTGGCAGCATCAACGTCGGGGTCTTCAACGCAGGGCTGAACAAGCCGCGGTTCTTCATGGATATCGATGAAGACAACTGGGACATGATCATGAACGTCAACACCAAGGCGATGTGGTTGGGAATGCAGGAGACCGCTCGCCAGATGATCGCCCAGGGCCCGATGGAGGATCACCCTTACAAGTTGATCAACGTCGGCTCCATCGCGTCGCGCAAGCCGCTGGTGGATGTGACCGTCTATTGTACCTCGAAATACGGCTGCCTGGCGCTGACCCATTGCGGCGCCATCGGCCTGGCCGAGCACAAGATCACCGTCAACGGCTACGCGCCCGGCGTCGTCGTCACCCCATTGTGGGAACAGCTGGACAAGGACCTGGTCGACATCGGCTTCAAGGAGCGGGAGGGCCAGGCCTATGACGATATCGTGCGCGACGCGCTTCAGATCAAGCGGGTCTCCTACCCCGACGATATCGTCGGCACCGCGTCGTTTCTGGCCAGTGACGACAGCGATTACATGACCGGCCAGATGATCCACATCGATGGCGGCTGGTGCATCCAGTAA
- a CDS encoding extracellular solute-binding protein, whose translation MPESDRSKVNKSTGATPPRSRKVRTYPMNAMRGHADSYLVSPRAKSDLLRILTFLEDLGGEIESAMELFAPNPYLRMTQHLIRGHLEARTVTRTSLIGASQAPYATATRRLNEMLEAGLIDQRPRTKSGKSYSMHPSETLLDHWTQMSGRVARLAETQFGGQARADDSRDYYFGGSYMSAQPIPPLKVLSEPLKISGGLRVLVHGDPTFMVMENLKRQFEQTIGTQIHQRAFSIDRLREEGKRNAERKTSRYDIIALDLPWIGEFATDGILMPLEEAMDIARLDPADFHTAGWKAAHWGGRLYGVPAQTTPELLFYRRDLFAETGLEPPATTDQLLHAAQTLHAPQRGRYGVAWNAARGTALGHTVLMTMADFGQPVLDLPRIAGGFETDHLAQGAYRPTIDTPRGLEAAEFLMELLQYSPPDILSMSWYERVRPYAAGNIAMAYGYTLLAPYFELDETSPAYGQTGYLPHPSVPGAPQVAPVGGYAMGIPANLPPDRVPAAVEALIVFTSPGAQKLYVQNGSRTNPRYSVASDPEVRRASPIFAAVDAMSWRDELQFWPRPPVPEICDIIQICGEECHDMLRGILTPREALRRAQARADAVLRHPSTY comes from the coding sequence ATGCCCGAATCCGATCGATCCAAAGTGAACAAATCCACAGGCGCCACCCCGCCCCGCAGCCGCAAGGTACGGACCTATCCGATGAACGCGATGAGAGGACATGCCGACAGTTACCTGGTTTCGCCACGGGCGAAGTCTGACCTGCTGCGCATCCTGACCTTTCTCGAGGATCTGGGCGGTGAAATCGAAAGCGCGATGGAGCTGTTCGCCCCCAACCCCTACCTGCGGATGACTCAGCACCTGATCCGGGGTCACCTGGAAGCGCGGACCGTCACCCGGACGTCGTTGATCGGAGCCAGTCAGGCGCCTTATGCCACCGCCACCCGGCGCCTGAACGAGATGCTGGAAGCCGGGCTGATCGACCAGCGCCCCCGCACGAAGAGCGGCAAGAGCTATTCCATGCATCCCAGCGAAACCCTGCTGGATCACTGGACGCAAATGTCCGGCCGGGTCGCGCGGCTGGCTGAAACCCAGTTCGGTGGTCAGGCGCGGGCCGACGACAGCCGCGATTACTATTTCGGCGGCTCCTACATGTCCGCCCAGCCCATCCCGCCGCTCAAGGTCCTGTCCGAACCGCTGAAGATTTCCGGCGGGCTGCGGGTGCTGGTGCATGGCGATCCGACCTTCATGGTGATGGAGAACCTGAAACGGCAGTTCGAGCAGACCATCGGCACCCAGATCCATCAGCGCGCCTTTTCCATCGACCGCCTGCGCGAGGAGGGCAAGCGCAACGCCGAGCGCAAGACCAGCCGGTATGACATCATCGCGCTGGATCTGCCGTGGATCGGGGAATTCGCCACCGACGGCATCCTGATGCCGCTGGAAGAGGCGATGGACATCGCCCGCCTGGACCCTGCGGATTTTCACACCGCCGGGTGGAAAGCGGCGCATTGGGGCGGGCGGCTGTACGGTGTGCCGGCGCAGACGACGCCGGAGCTGCTGTTCTACCGCCGCGATCTGTTCGCCGAAACGGGGCTGGAACCGCCGGCGACCACGGACCAGCTGCTGCATGCCGCGCAGACGCTGCACGCGCCGCAGCGAGGGCGCTACGGCGTGGCCTGGAACGCGGCGCGGGGCACGGCGCTGGGCCATACGGTGCTGATGACCATGGCCGATTTCGGCCAGCCGGTGCTGGATCTGCCACGCATCGCCGGCGGGTTCGAGACCGATCACCTGGCGCAGGGCGCCTATCGGCCGACCATCGACACGCCCAGGGGGCTGGAGGCGGCGGAATTCCTGATGGAGCTGCTGCAATATTCGCCGCCCGACATCCTGTCGATGTCCTGGTACGAACGGGTCCGCCCCTATGCGGCGGGCAATATCGCGATGGCCTATGGCTACACCCTGCTGGCGCCATATTTCGAGCTGGACGAGACCTCTCCCGCCTATGGGCAGACCGGCTACCTGCCGCATCCGTCGGTGCCCGGCGCGCCGCAGGTGGCGCCGGTGGGGGGCTACGCGATGGGCATTCCGGCCAACCTGCCGCCCGACCGGGTACCGGCGGCGGTGGAGGCGCTGATCGTCTTTACCTCGCCCGGCGCGCAGAAACTTTATGTCCAGAACGGCAGCCGGACCAATCCGCGCTATTCCGTCGCCTCCGACCCGGAGGTGCGCCGCGCCTCGCCGATCTTCGCGGCGGTGGATGCCATGTCCTGGCGCGACGAGTTGCAATTCTGGCCGCGCCCGCCGGTGCCCGAAATCTGCGACATCATCCAGATCTGCGGCGAGGAATGCCACGACATGCTGCGTGGAATCCTGACCCCGCGCGAGGCGCTGCGCCGGGCGCAGGCCCGTGCCGACGCCGTGCTGCGACATCCAAGCACATACTGA